The following coding sequences lie in one Gemmatimonas sp. UBA7669 genomic window:
- a CDS encoding TonB-dependent receptor — translation MTTSSIRGSVADSAGRPVENVRIEAVHQPSGTRYATATRADGRFAIIGMRVGGPYSVSATAIGYAKQTQDNISLALGVASDLSFRLASAAVQLQTVTTQADANAIATTRTGAATQVSQQVLTSLPTISRRIDDFTRLTPQAGRGGTFGGADNRLNNITVDGSYFNNSFGLGGQPGDRTNVAPISIDAIEQIQVNVAPYDVRQGNFVGAGVNTVTKSGTNEFSGSLYYLTRNQDLVGTQAGATPFNPGTFDFAQIGARLGGPLIKDKLFFFTSFEQDNDQRPGILRTANTGGQPVTGNTTRVLQSDLDQLSSFLRENFDYETGPYSGYQFETPSLRFLTRLDYNLNDRNKFSLRYTMLNSDTDVPLSTSSSLGFGRANNNTFLSYQNSNYQIKENIRSLVGEWNSLLGDRVANNLIVGFTSQDESRAVRGGSFFPFVDILRDGSAYTSFGYEPFTPNNELRYNSFQIQNNLTVSRDKHDFTFGATLERYESENVFFPGSQSSYVYNSLEDFYTDARGFLTNPNRTTSPVSLRRFQVRYSNIPGQTKPVQPLEVLYGGLYAQDEWRVRDNLRLTYGLRVDVPRFGDTGFENPAADALNFRDENGATVQYQTAKLPDANLLWSPRFGFNWDASGDQKTQVRGGSGIFTGRPAYVWISNQIGNTGVLTGFESVDNTTSRPWNPNPDAYKPSNVTGAPASQYELALTNPDFKFPQIWRSNIAVDRKLPWKLTGTAEFLYSKDVNGIYYINANQPAPTSTFNGADARPRYSDSCPAAGTQIRINCNVSNAVVLKNQDVGYAWNAAFALERSFSSGFYAKTAYSYGIAKNTVDPGSVAFGSWNGNPHSRDPNNPGVGFSSNTAGHRFFTALTYEKQYFNVGKTGVSLFFEGRTSGVGSFVVDGDLNGDGGTLNDLMYIPRDASEMNFEQYATTGTGGRTFTVQEQVAAFEAFIQQDDYLRNNRGSYVERNAVFGPIAYNADLSITQDIFRNVAGKRNTIQVRLDILNVGNLLNENWGQGYRFVANGRPLVSRGADAQGRPLYRFRNVSNSDLLTETFEKTALTGDVWRMQLGLRYIFN, via the coding sequence CACCACCCGCACCGGCGCGGCCACACAGGTCAGCCAGCAAGTGCTGACCAGTCTTCCGACGATCTCGCGCCGCATTGATGACTTTACCCGCCTTACCCCGCAGGCCGGTCGCGGCGGCACCTTTGGCGGTGCGGACAATCGGCTGAACAACATCACGGTCGACGGGTCCTACTTCAACAACTCGTTCGGCCTCGGCGGACAGCCCGGTGATCGAACGAACGTGGCGCCCATTTCGATCGATGCCATCGAACAGATTCAGGTGAACGTTGCGCCGTACGATGTCCGGCAGGGCAACTTTGTGGGCGCCGGTGTCAATACCGTCACCAAGTCCGGCACCAACGAGTTCTCCGGTTCGCTGTACTATCTGACTCGCAACCAGGATCTTGTCGGCACGCAGGCTGGTGCCACGCCGTTCAATCCGGGCACGTTCGACTTTGCGCAGATTGGCGCTCGCCTTGGCGGCCCGCTCATCAAGGACAAGCTGTTCTTCTTCACGAGTTTCGAACAGGACAACGACCAGCGTCCGGGCATCCTGCGTACCGCCAATACCGGCGGACAGCCCGTTACCGGCAACACCACGCGAGTCCTGCAATCTGATCTCGACCAGTTGAGTTCGTTTCTCCGCGAAAACTTCGACTACGAGACCGGCCCCTATTCGGGTTATCAGTTCGAAACGCCGTCCTTGCGTTTCCTCACGCGCCTCGACTACAACCTGAATGACCGCAACAAGTTCAGCCTACGCTACACGATGCTGAACTCCGACACGGATGTGCCGCTGTCCACGTCGAGTTCGCTGGGGTTCGGGAGAGCCAACAACAACACCTTCCTGAGTTACCAGAACTCGAACTATCAGATCAAGGAGAACATCCGAAGCCTCGTTGGCGAGTGGAACTCGCTGCTTGGCGACCGGGTGGCCAACAACCTGATCGTCGGCTTCACGTCACAGGACGAGAGCCGCGCGGTGCGTGGTGGATCGTTCTTCCCGTTTGTGGACATTCTCCGTGATGGCTCGGCGTACACGTCGTTCGGCTATGAGCCCTTCACGCCGAACAACGAGCTGCGGTACAACAGCTTCCAGATCCAGAACAACCTCACGGTATCCCGCGACAAGCACGACTTCACGTTCGGCGCGACACTCGAGCGTTACGAGTCGGAGAACGTGTTCTTCCCCGGGTCTCAAAGTTCGTACGTGTACAATTCCCTCGAGGATTTCTACACGGACGCCCGCGGCTTCCTGACCAATCCCAACCGGACGACGTCTCCCGTTTCCCTGCGTCGCTTCCAGGTGCGGTACTCGAATATCCCCGGTCAGACCAAGCCGGTGCAGCCACTCGAGGTCCTGTACGGCGGACTGTACGCGCAGGACGAATGGCGCGTCCGCGACAATCTGCGTCTCACTTATGGCCTGCGCGTCGATGTTCCGCGCTTTGGCGACACCGGGTTTGAGAACCCGGCGGCGGACGCGCTCAACTTCCGCGACGAGAATGGAGCGACCGTTCAGTACCAGACCGCCAAACTGCCGGACGCCAACCTCCTGTGGAGTCCCCGGTTCGGCTTCAACTGGGACGCAAGCGGAGACCAAAAGACACAGGTACGCGGTGGTTCCGGCATCTTCACGGGGCGACCGGCGTATGTCTGGATCTCGAATCAGATCGGCAATACCGGTGTGCTCACAGGATTCGAATCTGTGGACAACACCACCAGTCGTCCTTGGAACCCCAACCCTGATGCCTACAAGCCGAGCAACGTCACGGGTGCTCCAGCTTCGCAGTATGAGCTGGCGCTGACGAACCCGGACTTCAAGTTCCCGCAGATTTGGCGTTCGAACATCGCCGTCGATCGCAAGTTGCCGTGGAAGCTTACGGGAACGGCGGAGTTCCTGTACAGCAAGGACGTGAACGGCATCTACTACATCAACGCCAACCAGCCGGCGCCGACGTCAACCTTCAATGGAGCCGACGCGCGCCCGCGATACAGCGACTCCTGTCCGGCCGCAGGCACACAGATCCGCATCAACTGCAATGTGTCCAACGCGGTCGTGCTGAAGAATCAGGACGTCGGTTACGCTTGGAACGCAGCCTTCGCACTCGAGCGGTCGTTCTCCTCCGGCTTCTATGCCAAGACCGCGTACAGCTACGGCATTGCCAAGAACACCGTAGATCCGGGCTCTGTCGCTTTCGGCTCATGGAACGGCAATCCGCACTCGCGCGACCCCAACAATCCGGGCGTTGGTTTCTCCAGCAATACGGCGGGACATCGCTTCTTCACCGCGCTGACGTACGAAAAGCAGTACTTCAACGTTGGAAAGACCGGCGTTTCCCTGTTCTTCGAGGGACGCACTTCGGGAGTGGGCAGCTTCGTTGTCGACGGTGACCTGAACGGCGACGGTGGTACGCTGAACGACTTGATGTACATCCCGCGCGATGCGTCGGAGATGAACTTCGAGCAGTACGCCACCACAGGCACCGGCGGCCGCACGTTTACGGTGCAGGAGCAGGTCGCCGCATTCGAGGCGTTCATTCAGCAGGACGACTACCTCCGCAACAATCGCGGCAGCTACGTGGAGCGAAACGCGGTGTTTGGCCCCATTGCCTACAACGCGGACCTGAGCATTACGCAGGACATCTTTCGCAACGTGGCCGGCAAGCGGAACACGATTCAGGTTCGCCTCGATATCCTGAACGTCGGCAACCTGCTGAACGAGAATTGGGGCCAGGGGTATCGCTTTGTGGCGAACGGGCGCCCGCTCGTGTCTCGCGGCGCAGATGCTCAGGGCCGCCCGCTTTACCGGTTCCGCAATGTCTCCAACAGCGATCTGTTGACGGAGACGTTTGAAAAGACGGCACTAACCGGTGATGTGTGGCGCATGCAGCTTGGCCTGCGCTACATCTTCAACTGA
- a CDS encoding amino acid permease produces MASSPPSSAPAELPRQLGLWSAIAVLVGTTIGSGIFRSPAGIADKLPGPLPLMAVWAVGGLFALCGALTLAELAGAMPRTGGYFVYIREAWGRLPAFLYGWAEFTLIRAAALGGISLTFAQYFLRALGFDPSIAPYDAYAHYVAAAALALMATINVVGLKWGSLVQNVTTVAKYGGLVIIILLAFALGLPKTGGNFTPAAPAGSFSVSAFGLALVSVLWAFDGWGDLAKVSGEVADPRRTLPRAIVLGTLAIIAIYLLANLAYLSVLTVDEMRRAPLVAADVAQRLIGPVGVTLVSLTVLISTFGSVNGSLLTGPRIFFAMADDGLFFRQVAAVHPTFKTPYVAIIMTGILGVTFVLLRSFEQLADIFVTASLVFYVLSIGAIFKLRRRPDWNPPVRTPLYPLVPALFCLAVLFLLGNALMDSAQRIPTLGVFGVILLGVPVYYLTVGRRSA; encoded by the coding sequence ATGGCCTCTTCCCCCCCTTCCAGCGCGCCCGCCGAGCTCCCCCGCCAGCTCGGACTCTGGAGCGCCATTGCCGTTCTCGTCGGCACGACCATCGGCTCCGGCATCTTCCGCTCGCCAGCCGGCATTGCCGACAAGCTGCCCGGTCCCCTGCCGCTCATGGCCGTGTGGGCGGTGGGTGGCCTCTTTGCGCTCTGTGGCGCGCTCACGCTGGCCGAGCTGGCCGGCGCCATGCCGCGCACCGGCGGCTACTTCGTGTACATCCGCGAGGCCTGGGGGCGGCTCCCCGCCTTCCTGTACGGGTGGGCGGAGTTCACGCTCATTCGCGCCGCCGCGCTGGGCGGCATCTCGCTGACCTTTGCCCAGTATTTCCTGCGGGCGCTGGGCTTCGACCCCAGCATCGCGCCCTACGATGCCTATGCGCACTACGTGGCGGCGGCGGCGCTGGCCCTCATGGCCACCATCAACGTGGTGGGCCTCAAATGGGGCTCGCTCGTGCAGAACGTCACCACCGTGGCCAAGTACGGCGGCCTCGTCATCATCATTCTGCTGGCCTTTGCGCTGGGGCTGCCCAAGACCGGCGGCAACTTCACGCCGGCGGCGCCGGCGGGCTCCTTCTCGGTGTCGGCCTTCGGCCTCGCGCTGGTGAGCGTGCTCTGGGCCTTCGACGGTTGGGGCGATCTGGCCAAGGTGTCGGGCGAAGTGGCCGACCCGCGCCGCACCCTGCCGCGGGCCATCGTGCTTGGCACGCTGGCCATCATTGCCATCTATCTGCTGGCCAATCTGGCCTATCTGTCGGTGCTCACGGTGGATGAAATGCGCCGCGCGCCGCTCGTGGCGGCCGACGTGGCCCAGCGCCTCATCGGGCCGGTGGGCGTGACGCTGGTGTCGCTCACGGTGCTCATCTCCACCTTCGGCTCGGTGAACGGCTCGCTGCTCACGGGCCCACGCATCTTTTTTGCCATGGCCGATGACGGGCTGTTCTTCCGTCAGGTGGCGGCGGTGCACCCGACCTTCAAGACGCCGTATGTGGCCATCATCATGACGGGCATCCTGGGGGTCACATTCGTGCTGCTGCGCAGCTTCGAGCAGCTGGCCGACATCTTCGTGACTGCCTCGCTCGTGTTCTACGTGCTCAGCATCGGGGCCATCTTCAAGCTGCGCCGCCGTCCCGACTGGAATCCGCCGGTGCGCACCCCCCTCTACCCGCTGGTGCCCGCCCTTTTCTGTCTGGCCGTGCTGTTCCTCCTGGGCAACGCGCTCATGGACAGCGCGCAGCGCATCCCCACCCTCGGGGTGTTTGGCGTCATCCTCCTGGGCGTGCCGGTCTACTACCTCACGGTGGGACGACGCTCCGCGTAG
- a CDS encoding heme o synthase, with protein MTTPATPAAETPLSRDLVALTKPRIISLLLVTTAAPMYAAGSPSIWTVLLVMVGGYLMAGGANAVNMYIDRDIDDVMARTRLRPIPSGRMSPIQVLAFGVFCATLATWLLAHFVNVLSAGLALAGFYFYVFIYTRLLKRTSPQNIVIGGAAGAFPPLVGWAAVTGTLDVTALCLFLIVFYWTPPHFWALALLKQVDYSRAGVPMAPLVWGERETMHQMVWYTVILLALTVLPVLYGAFGWLYLLSAVVLGGLLFWGVWRVLRAAQRGESWTGQAWWVYKYSLLYLALLFVAMGVDRALQR; from the coding sequence ATGACGACGCCCGCAACACCGGCGGCCGAAACGCCGCTCTCCCGCGACCTGGTCGCCCTCACCAAGCCGCGCATCATTTCGCTGCTGCTGGTGACGACAGCGGCGCCCATGTACGCAGCGGGGTCACCGTCGATCTGGACCGTGCTGCTGGTGATGGTGGGCGGCTACCTCATGGCGGGCGGCGCCAATGCGGTCAACATGTACATCGATCGCGACATCGATGACGTGATGGCGCGCACGCGCCTGCGTCCGATTCCCTCGGGACGCATGTCACCCATTCAGGTGCTGGCTTTCGGCGTGTTCTGCGCCACGCTGGCCACCTGGCTGCTGGCGCACTTCGTGAACGTGCTGTCGGCGGGTCTCGCGCTGGCCGGCTTCTACTTCTACGTGTTCATCTACACGCGGCTGCTCAAGCGCACCTCGCCGCAGAACATCGTGATCGGCGGCGCGGCGGGTGCGTTTCCGCCGCTTGTGGGTTGGGCGGCGGTGACGGGCACGCTCGACGTGACGGCGCTCTGTCTCTTTCTCATTGTGTTCTACTGGACCCCGCCGCACTTCTGGGCGCTCGCGCTGCTCAAGCAGGTGGACTACAGCCGCGCCGGTGTGCCCATGGCGCCGTTGGTCTGGGGTGAGCGCGAGACCATGCACCAGATGGTGTGGTACACGGTCATTCTGCTGGCGCTGACGGTGTTGCCGGTGCTCTATGGCGCATTCGGCTGGCTGTACCTGCTGAGCGCCGTGGTGCTTGGCGGTCTGCTCTTCTGGGGCGTGTGGCGCGTGCTGCGCGCAGCGCAGCGCGGCGAGAGCTGGACGGGGCAGGCGTGGTGGGTGTACAAGTACTCGCTGCTCTATCTCGCGCTGCTGTTCGTGGCCATGGGCGTCGACCGGGCGCTGCAGCGTTGA
- a CDS encoding ABC transporter ATP-binding protein, which translates to MTARRSAHPLATPPASPSVAPATDPSTPRAARPSPRALARLLPLLRPYRARLAVAFVFLVVAAAAGLVFPGVLRYLLDAAFEQRDAEALDRIALGLLGVFAVQAVANYVQVFLLSSSVERIVATLRERTFAHLIRLSPSFFTDRRTGELTSRLSSDLGLLQSLLSTWVSELSRQVLFLVGGVIMLFVSNPTLTLTTLAVVPLVVGAALTFGRALRKASTTVQDRVAEAMGTADEAFGAIRTVQSFTREAHETQRFAHLLRDLVEVAVSRAQTRALFFSVVGFVAFGAVVAVLWQGGQQVLEGGLTAGTLVAFLFYALFVAAAVGSLATLFGNFQEAAGAATRVFELLDTEPTVQEPTHPVALPLPVRGAVTFEDVRFRYQPDYPESVRGISLALAPGEVVALVGRSGAGKTTLAGLLPRFWDVTGGRITLDGVDIRELSFDTLRGAIGIVPQEPVLFSGSIRDNIAYARPDASDEEVRRAASAAHALEFIERLPDGFATRVGERGVKLSGGQRQRIAIARVFLKDPAVVILDEATSSLDTESERYVEQALEELLEGRTTLLIAHRLSTVRRADRVVVLDEGVVVEEGPHEELLAQQDGLYARLHSL; encoded by the coding sequence TTGACGGCACGCCGATCGGCGCATCCGCTGGCGACGCCGCCGGCGAGTCCGTCGGTGGCCCCGGCGACCGATCCCTCCACCCCACGCGCTGCGCGGCCCTCGCCACGGGCGCTGGCTCGCCTGCTGCCGCTCTTGCGGCCCTACCGGGCGCGACTGGCGGTGGCCTTCGTGTTTCTCGTGGTGGCGGCCGCGGCGGGCCTCGTGTTCCCCGGTGTGCTGCGCTATCTGCTCGATGCGGCCTTCGAACAGCGCGACGCGGAGGCACTCGATCGCATTGCGCTGGGCCTGCTGGGCGTGTTTGCGGTGCAGGCGGTGGCCAACTATGTGCAGGTGTTTCTGCTCAGCAGCAGTGTGGAACGCATTGTGGCCACGCTGCGCGAGCGCACCTTCGCGCATCTCATTCGCCTCTCGCCGTCGTTCTTCACTGACCGACGCACCGGCGAGCTTACGAGCCGTCTGAGCAGCGACCTCGGCCTGTTGCAATCGCTGCTGTCCACCTGGGTGTCGGAGTTGTCGCGCCAGGTGCTGTTCCTAGTGGGCGGCGTGATCATGCTGTTCGTGTCCAACCCCACGCTCACGCTCACCACGCTGGCGGTGGTGCCGCTGGTGGTGGGCGCGGCGCTCACGTTCGGGCGCGCGCTGCGCAAGGCCAGCACGACGGTGCAGGACCGCGTGGCCGAAGCCATGGGCACGGCCGACGAAGCGTTTGGCGCCATTCGCACGGTGCAGAGCTTCACCCGTGAAGCGCACGAGACGCAGCGCTTTGCGCATCTGCTCCGCGATCTCGTGGAAGTGGCCGTGTCGCGCGCGCAGACCCGCGCGCTGTTCTTCAGCGTGGTGGGCTTTGTGGCCTTCGGCGCGGTGGTAGCCGTGCTCTGGCAGGGCGGGCAGCAGGTGTTGGAGGGTGGCCTCACGGCGGGCACGCTGGTGGCCTTTCTGTTCTACGCACTCTTTGTGGCGGCAGCGGTTGGCTCACTCGCCACACTGTTCGGCAACTTCCAGGAAGCCGCCGGTGCGGCCACGCGCGTGTTCGAATTGCTGGACACCGAACCCACGGTGCAGGAGCCCACGCATCCTGTGGCCTTGCCGCTGCCGGTGCGTGGCGCGGTGACGTTTGAAGACGTGCGTTTCCGCTATCAGCCCGACTATCCGGAAAGTGTGCGCGGCATTTCGCTGGCACTCGCACCGGGTGAAGTGGTGGCATTGGTTGGACGGTCGGGCGCTGGCAAGACGACGCTGGCCGGCCTCTTGCCGCGTTTCTGGGACGTGACCGGTGGCCGCATTACCCTCGACGGCGTGGACATCCGCGAGCTGTCGTTCGACACCCTGCGCGGCGCCATAGGCATTGTGCCGCAGGAGCCGGTGCTGTTCAGCGGCAGCATTCGCGACAACATCGCCTATGCGCGGCCCGACGCCAGCGACGAGGAGGTGCGCCGCGCGGCCAGCGCCGCCCATGCGCTCGAATTCATTGAACGACTGCCCGACGGTTTTGCCACACGGGTGGGCGAGCGCGGCGTGAAGCTGTCAGGTGGCCAGCGCCAGCGTATTGCGATTGCCCGTGTGTTTCTCAAGGACCCGGCGGTGGTGATTCTCGACGAAGCCACCTCGAGTCTCGACACGGAAAGCGAGCGCTACGTGGAGCAGGCTCTCGAGGAGTTGCTCGAGGGACGCACGACGCTGCTCATTGCGCATCGACTGAGCACCGTGCGCCGCGCCGACCGCGTGGTGGTGCTCGACGAGGGCGTCGTGGTGGAAGAGGGGCCGCACGAGGAGCTGCTGGCGCAGCAGGATGGGCTGTACGCGAGGCTGCACTCTCTTTAA
- a CDS encoding carboxypeptidase-like regulatory domain-containing protein — MGAGRRAGATGTAQAAAWLVVAATATLAACGGSGGDDASGRLTVVDVQGVEATAAQKGPATSATLARSAGGPDGLRYQVKVIPTPGVILGELRGGTPFDTSVVPTRDSTVCRPHTETLVPSRDGGVGQAIVWLVGVPAGPRDDGSRRVHLTLDGCRLSPRVQRVAAGATVLVHGNDAMMSRLQLVPLGERGSRSTILLTDAGQVVPSDEAFREPALLEVRDDLHPWVRAFIAVAPHPFVAVTDADGDFRFDGVPPGRYTLVVWHERLGTQRKTVKVEGGVQVRVRVEL; from the coding sequence ATGGGGGCTGGACGCAGGGCAGGAGCCACCGGCACCGCGCAGGCGGCGGCGTGGCTGGTGGTCGCGGCGACAGCGACACTCGCCGCCTGTGGCGGAAGCGGAGGCGACGACGCGTCCGGGCGTCTGACCGTGGTGGACGTGCAGGGGGTGGAGGCCACGGCCGCGCAGAAGGGGCCGGCGACGTCGGCCACCCTCGCGCGCAGTGCCGGTGGACCCGACGGACTGCGCTACCAGGTCAAGGTCATTCCTACGCCGGGCGTGATTCTGGGTGAGTTGCGCGGTGGCACGCCCTTCGACACCAGCGTGGTACCCACGCGCGACAGCACGGTGTGCCGTCCGCACACGGAAACGCTGGTGCCCAGTCGGGACGGCGGGGTGGGGCAGGCCATCGTCTGGCTGGTGGGGGTGCCGGCGGGGCCGCGCGACGATGGGTCACGCCGCGTGCATCTGACGCTCGACGGCTGTCGTCTGTCGCCGCGGGTGCAGCGTGTGGCGGCGGGCGCCACGGTGCTCGTGCACGGCAACGACGCGATGATGTCGAGGCTGCAGCTGGTGCCGCTGGGAGAGCGCGGCAGTCGCAGCACCATCTTGCTCACGGATGCCGGACAGGTGGTGCCCAGCGACGAGGCCTTCCGCGAGCCCGCGCTGCTCGAGGTGCGCGACGACCTGCATCCCTGGGTGCGCGCTTTCATTGCCGTGGCGCCGCATCCCTTTGTGGCGGTGACGGACGCGGACGGGGACTTCCGCTTCGATGGCGTGCCGCCGGGGCGCTACACGCTCGTGGTGTGGCACGAGCGGCTGGGCACGCAGCGCAAGACGGTGAAGGTGGAAGGGGGAGTGCAGGTGAGGGTGCGCGTGGAACTTTGA
- a CDS encoding M24 family metallopeptidase: MLTPELLPRLQRLLVDADLDGWLLYDFRGTNAIAAGLLGFEGLCSRRVFAFIPREGTPIGIAHAIEPGPWARWPAAWPLRTYTGWRALESEVRALVSGKRVAMEYSPGDAIPYLDRIPAGVLELVRASGATVFSSAELVSQIYATWTPAQRASHERAAAHIAAIAQDAIRHAGAMAAAGTPAAEHELQQRILDAFARAGLETDHGPDVAASENAANPHYAPSADTPRLVQRGDVLLVDLWARETGGGVYADQTWMASLGEPRAEVVQVWEAVRDARDAALELLTSRIAAGEPVRGGEADDAARAVIEARGYGPHFWHRTGHSIDARELHGSGPQIDNLESRDDRLLIPGVGFSIEPGVYLPGAFGVRSEVNAFVGDDALLITPGTPQRDLFIV; the protein is encoded by the coding sequence ATGCTGACGCCTGAGCTGCTGCCGCGGCTGCAGCGCCTGCTCGTCGACGCGGATCTCGACGGCTGGCTGTTGTACGACTTTCGCGGCACGAACGCCATTGCGGCGGGCCTGTTGGGCTTTGAAGGACTCTGTTCGCGGCGCGTGTTTGCTTTCATTCCGCGCGAGGGCACGCCCATCGGCATCGCGCACGCCATCGAACCAGGCCCCTGGGCACGCTGGCCGGCTGCGTGGCCGCTGCGTACCTACACCGGCTGGCGCGCCCTCGAGTCGGAAGTGCGCGCGCTGGTGAGTGGCAAGCGCGTGGCCATGGAGTACTCACCCGGCGACGCCATTCCGTACCTCGATCGCATTCCCGCCGGTGTGCTCGAACTGGTGCGCGCGAGCGGCGCGACCGTGTTCAGCTCGGCCGAGCTGGTGTCGCAGATCTACGCCACGTGGACGCCCGCGCAGCGCGCGTCACACGAACGCGCTGCCGCACACATTGCGGCCATCGCACAGGACGCCATTCGTCATGCCGGTGCCATGGCGGCTGCCGGCACGCCAGCTGCTGAACATGAGCTGCAGCAGCGCATTCTCGATGCGTTTGCGCGCGCCGGTCTCGAAACCGATCACGGTCCCGATGTGGCCGCGTCGGAGAATGCGGCCAACCCGCACTACGCGCCATCGGCCGATACGCCGCGGCTCGTGCAGCGCGGCGACGTGCTGCTGGTGGACCTCTGGGCGCGTGAGACGGGCGGCGGTGTGTATGCCGACCAGACCTGGATGGCTTCCTTGGGTGAACCACGCGCCGAGGTGGTGCAGGTGTGGGAGGCGGTGCGTGATGCACGAGATGCCGCGCTGGAGTTGCTGACATCGCGCATTGCAGCCGGCGAGCCGGTGCGCGGCGGCGAAGCCGACGATGCGGCGCGTGCCGTCATTGAAGCGCGTGGCTATGGCCCGCATTTCTGGCACCGTACGGGGCACAGCATCGATGCGCGTGAACTGCATGGCTCGGGGCCGCAGATCGACAATCTCGAATCGCGCGACGATCGTCTGCTCATTCCGGGCGTGGGCTTCTCCATCGAGCCGGGCGTGTATCTGCCGGGCGCGTTCGGTGTGCGCAGTGAGGTGAACGCGTTCGTGGGCGACGACGCCCTGCTCATCACCCCGGGGACGCCGCAGCGCGATCTGTTCATCGTCTGA
- a CDS encoding anti-sigma factor family protein: MPRPPLTTDRAADPTACQAVRQHLHAHVDGELKAEEGQQALALLMQSHLLHCAPCSRVAAQLRAMREALRRHAEQSDEPMRDEFRARMHKLLAG; the protein is encoded by the coding sequence ATGCCCAGACCGCCACTCACTACCGACCGCGCCGCCGACCCCACTGCCTGTCAGGCAGTGCGGCAGCATCTGCACGCGCATGTGGACGGCGAATTGAAGGCCGAAGAGGGCCAGCAGGCGCTGGCCTTGCTGATGCAGTCGCATTTGCTGCACTGCGCCCCCTGCTCGAGGGTGGCCGCCCAGCTCCGCGCCATGCGTGAGGCGCTGCGCCGTCATGCGGAGCAGAGTGACGAACCCATGCGCGACGAGTTCCGCGCGCGCATGCACAAGTTGCTCGCGGGATGA
- a CDS encoding DUF92 domain-containing protein, with amino-acid sequence MQSASPPAIGLSFVIAVGLAGGIALAAHRAGSLTRGGALAATLVGSLAMLAGAPWGAYLVLWFVSASLLSRLGVHVKRQRTASVLPQREARDAWQVLANGAVFAALAAWALWQAAEGGPHPVVGPAAAIMAASALAAAGADTLATEIGTWLGATPRSLRTGKPVPPGTSGAVSWAGTAALLCGALGYAAVAAAVGLVPGTAWATVAVAASLGAMTDSLLGAWLQTERWCAHCREATEQNPHRCGTPTTPWRGWTALDNDGVNLLCTLSAAAVAGIWLALWH; translated from the coding sequence ATGCAATCCGCATCTCCGCCGGCCATTGGCCTTTCCTTCGTCATTGCTGTCGGTCTGGCCGGCGGCATTGCGCTGGCGGCCCACCGCGCCGGCAGTCTGACCCGCGGCGGGGCACTGGCCGCCACGCTCGTCGGCAGTCTGGCGATGCTGGCCGGCGCGCCATGGGGCGCCTATCTGGTGCTGTGGTTCGTGAGCGCCTCGCTGCTGTCCCGCCTCGGAGTCCACGTGAAACGACAGCGCACGGCCTCGGTGCTGCCGCAGCGTGAGGCGCGCGACGCCTGGCAGGTGCTGGCCAATGGCGCCGTGTTCGCGGCGCTCGCCGCGTGGGCGCTGTGGCAGGCCGCTGAAGGCGGCCCACACCCCGTCGTCGGTCCGGCGGCCGCCATCATGGCGGCGTCGGCACTGGCTGCTGCGGGCGCCGACACACTGGCCACCGAGATTGGCACCTGGCTCGGCGCCACACCGCGTTCGCTGCGCACGGGGAAGCCGGTCCCGCCCGGCACCTCCGGCGCCGTGTCGTGGGCCGGCACAGCAGCACTCCTGTGCGGTGCCCTCGGCTACGCGGCAGTGGCCGCGGCCGTGGGACTCGTGCCGGGCACCGCGTGGGCAACGGTCGCCGTCGCGGCCAGCCTGGGCGCGATGACGGATTCCCTGCTCGGCGCCTGGTTGCAGACCGAACGCTGGTGCGCGCACTGCCGCGAAGCCACGGAACAGAATCCCCACCGCTGCGGTACGCCCACCACGCCGTGGCGCGGTTGGACGGCCCTCGACAACGACGGCGTCAATCTGCTCTGCACCCTGAGCGCTGCGGCGGTGGCGGGAATCTGGCTGGCCCTCTGGCACTGA